The Pedobacter mucosus genome window below encodes:
- a CDS encoding inositol oxygenase, giving the protein MRNENLVSEDNQNPLQNLDQWEEDLLIRYPDPTSINADKKEEQFRNYEETEKDGVKEFYRLNHTYQTYDFVKQKKADYLKFDKEEMPIWSAFDFLNKLVDDSDPDTDLDQMQHLLQTSEAIRNDGHPDWMVLVGLIHDMGKVLCLYGEPQWAVVGDTFPVGCAYSDKIVFPEFFSNNPDAKNPIYQTKLGVYSQNCGLDNVDMSWGHDEYVYHMMKPYIPEPGLYMLRYHSFYAQHRENAYDHLMSEKDHEMFKWVRLFNPYDLYSKNPNQKSWEELKPYYQELLSKYLPANIKF; this is encoded by the coding sequence ATGAGAAACGAAAATTTAGTTTCAGAGGATAATCAAAATCCGCTGCAAAATCTTGATCAATGGGAAGAGGATTTATTAATCCGTTATCCCGACCCGACTAGCATAAACGCTGATAAAAAAGAAGAACAGTTTAGAAATTACGAAGAAACGGAAAAAGATGGTGTAAAAGAGTTTTATAGACTTAACCATACTTATCAAACTTACGACTTTGTAAAACAAAAAAAAGCAGATTACCTTAAGTTTGATAAAGAGGAAATGCCAATTTGGAGTGCATTTGATTTTCTAAATAAGCTTGTAGATGATTCTGATCCTGATACAGATTTAGATCAAATGCAGCATCTTTTGCAAACCTCAGAAGCTATTCGCAATGATGGCCACCCAGATTGGATGGTACTTGTAGGTTTAATCCACGACATGGGAAAAGTGCTCTGCTTATATGGAGAGCCACAATGGGCGGTTGTTGGAGATACTTTCCCGGTAGGATGCGCTTACTCAGATAAAATTGTTTTCCCAGAATTTTTTAGTAATAACCCGGATGCTAAAAACCCTATCTATCAAACCAAACTTGGAGTTTATAGCCAAAATTGCGGTTTAGATAATGTAGATATGTCATGGGGACACGATGAATATGTATACCATATGATGAAGCCTTACATCCCTGAACCTGGATTATACATGCTGCGTTATCACTCTTTTTATGCACAACATCGCGAAAACGCTTATGATCATTTAATGAGTGAAAAAGACCATGAAATGTTTAAATGGGTAAGGTTATTTAACCCTTATGATTTGTATTCGAAAAATCCTAATCAAAAAAGTTGGGAAGAACTTAAACCTTATTATCAAGAGCTTTTAAGTAAATATCTACCAGCAAATATTAAATTCTAA